AGCAGTTTCTATATGGCGATTGATTATCATTGTAATGTCATTATTTAAATGGTTCTACAGGTTTATGCATGCACGTGCATTAATGCTGTTTGGAGAAGTGACACACAGGTCTTGTGGAACATCCTTAACCTCTTATCTCATTAGATACCCATGGAGCGggcgcacacacgctcacacgcacgcacgcacgcacgcacgcacgcacacacgcacacacacacacacacacacacactcacacactcacactcacaaactcacAAAATCCCAACCACAACACCCGTGCCCCATGCGGTGGGCTGATTGGTCCTGCTGGGCTGAGGTTCAGTAGAGCTCCACAGGGTAATTAGTCCAATTTAGTCCCTTACACCAGCAGCACTTTGAAAGGGGATGGCATattctatattattattatattcaaaTTTAATTATTAgacatatcattttttttgtaatatatGATGGGAGGTAACTAAGTTCCAAAACAGTTCATATGAAAATATACAGGCAGTCCATTTTACGTCGAGACAAATAATGCCCCATTTATCAGAAGGAAGGaaatacagaaacaaacagCTTCTACTCCACCAAAAACCCAGATGAAGTTTCAGAAGTCCAATAAAAGACCAGACATACATCCAAAGGGAGCATTCCAAAAAAGccctctaatgccgcttttccactgcatggtaccagctcgacacgactcgacacgactcgactcagctcgcattttttgcgtttccaccgcggtaccatggtatctggtacctgaagtggctgctttttctagtacctactcgctctaggttccaagcgagctgagccgatgctaaaaggtgacgtctgcagacggccggcgactgattggccagagagtgtgacgaagtcacgagagcgacatggcaaccatgctggtaacatccatagcagcgccgcagccaacatgttccacttctccaacttcttcaacatgccagctaataatagtaatgtgatcgatgtcctccattgttgttatgtgggttctgtccatgtgtgggttgcgtatgtgttgtttgcgtcgcgtacacaaatacgtcacggccctttcgcgcagccgaccccgcccacgtccaggaggtactatttgcggtggaaaagcacccgtgctgctaccgtgtcgagtcgtgtcgtgtcgagtcgagctacaatGTCCCTTTACCTTTAAGGTGCAGCGTGTAGGATTAGTGCCATCTAGCGGTGAGGTTGAAATTTGTAACCAAGGGAATACCCAAGCCCAAAGACATACAGCGTATAAACACCGCATTGGCCTTTCGATCGTTCGTCGCATTGAAAAAATGGAGAGGCCAAGACTGGCCGGTAATTCTATAGTTGGAAATGGGGACGCCATGTTTTTTGTAGATACAAAGCAATTTTAAATTAACATTTCTGGACCAAGGGTTTATGCTCCAGGtggagtaaaataaataatagccTGCATATATTTTATACAAATTATAAAATCTATCTAATATTCTttaatatgaatataataatgACCCTTTCTATCAGTAGAGAAATATAAACGTTGAAGTGTATTTTATTCAACTCCCGCACTTACATTTTCTTTCAGTCTCTGCTTTTCAAACATGGCAACGCCATGATTTAACACAGCAAAGGTTTGAAGCAGTCAATGCGATCGCTATGTTTATCTTTGAACCCCACTTATTCCTCTCCAATTACGAAGGAGATGCTACCGTGGGCTCTACTGACCTGTAAGGAGCCAGAACGTGAACGGCCTTAAGTAAAGACAGCATAGAGTAGCCAGGTGTCAAGTGATGGGGTTCCTTGATAGACATATCAATTGTATTGAATAATTTAGTCTGAAAAACGATATGATAGCATTGCTGGATCCCACTCAATGCTACCGACTGCCCCTTTAAACTTGAAATCAAACCGAAAGAAAAATCGCTCTGCATTCCCTATCTCTCCCCTTGTCGGCCAACTTGGGTAGTCTGAttccgatttctttttaaatgtgggTGTCACCAGATTAatcacctccacctgctttCAAATCCTCCCCTTTCCCATGTCAACACAAAACAACCCCATCAGAcatgaatcaaaacaaaaccGAACTTAAAACATCCTATTTAACCCCAAAACATATTGCTCCTGGTCTTGCACAGTTCAGCAATACATTGTATATCCTTATTGCTAGTGTAGTAGTTCAATAGGAAATGTGGTGATGCCAAACTGCCTTGGTATTTTTTTGATATATTCCATTTATTTAGCAAACACATTTACCCAAAGCGATATGTTCAGCATCCAGAGTCAggtcatcttgctcaaggacgatCAGTTTCCCCACAGCTAACCCTGGTGTAGTTCTAATATCTGAAGACATCCCCCATGTTGGAATAACTTAATGGCTTTTGTTTGTTCTTATGCAAGTACTAATGCAACTAGTAAAACGAGCACTGGTACGCGTACCTCCCCTGCCCCCCTTTGCTGCTGCCCCCTTGCGGTCCATCGATAGCCAGGTTAAGTGTTGCCTTGGTTTGAGTACTATCATTCAGTACCAGTACCTGGGCTTTCAGGTGACACACCATTGATTATGGgctttaacaaaacaacaaaatgaataGACCCATGAAGGGAGGAGCATGCTCATCATCCAGATAATCCAACGGAGGTATATACCTGCACCACTAACAGAGAGGCTAAAGCACAACTTaatcaatcaaaaaaatatatatactgtatatttatatatttaataaaagaAGACATTTCAAATATTTTCTAAGTCAGAAAGATCCACGTCCCTGGGCTttgattaaagcgtctgctgtAATGACTCGAGTCAATAGTAATCAGAAGCTTGAGTTTCAACGAGAGCCACAGAGCAGGACAGGTAGGGGAGACAGATGGCTCCCAGGGGACTGCACCCGGTGTCCTCTTCCATCTTATGAGTACTTTGAGGGCTTTCCAACTTTGCttttcctctgctcctcctcctcttcctcctcctcctcctcctgctcttcctcctcctcctgctcctcctcctcctcctcctgctcctcctcctcctgctcctcctccccctcctcctcctcctcctcctccccctcctcctcctcctcctcctcctccccctcctcctcctcctgctcctcctcctcctcctcctgctcctcctcctcctgctcctcctcctcctcctcctcctcccctccttctcctcctcctcctcctcctcctcctgctcctcctcctgctcctcctcctcctcctcctcctcctcctcctcctcctcctccccctcctcctcctcctcctcctcctcctcctgctcctcctcctcctcctcctcctcctcctcctcctcctcctcctgctcctcctcctcctcctcctcctcctcctcctcctgctcctgctcctcctcctgctcctcctcctcctcctcctcctcctgctcctcctgctcctcctcctcctcctcctcctcctcccctccttctcctcctgctcctcctcctgctcctcctcctcctcctcctcctcctcctcctcctcctcctcctcctccagacccccGTAGTCCTCTGGTCCATTACAGGGCTGGACCACTGGTCCACTGATAGTCAGAATGCATTCTTCTGTGGAAAACGCATCCTATCTCAAAGGTTCAACATCACAGATCACGACTTATTAGAGACCTGTTGTGTGAATATGAATAATATTTTCATTTTTACTTATTCTCGGAATTCTTACAATATCGTATTATAAATATACTATAGATATATTTGATGTCAATCAAGCACTTGTTTATGTGTTATATCTCAAAGATTCCTTCCTTCCTGTCCACGGGGTTGAATGGAGGGCTGGGGTCACAGTGTCTTCCCATTTCTCTGATGCCACAATCCTACGCAGAAGGAGCTCGAACCAGCCACCCCGCGCTTGGACGTGAAGCGCTCTGACCACCTGGCAAAATGATTGTATCCATCAGGGTTTGATTTTATAcatggggcggcagtagcttaGGAGGTAGTGCGGGTTGGCTGGCAACCgcaaggttgttggttcgatccccggctcgagGTGTCAAggtttccctgagcaaggcacctaaccctaactgctcccgacgagcttgcTGTCGACCTGGCGTGGTTGACACTgccgtcggcgtgtgaatgtgtgcatttatGGCTGAATGttacaatattgtaaagcgctttataaatgcGCCAAATAAAGGCTGTccatttatatacaaatatacattGCATTTATTAACTCCATGTGACTTCCTGTGTTTCCAGGGGCCACCAAGGACATGGGTAAGATGCTGGggggcgaggaggagaaggaccccGACGCGgccaagaaggaggaggagcggcaggAGGCGCTGAGGCAGCAGGAGGACGAGAGGAAGGCCAAGCACGCCCGCATGGAGTCGGACAGGGAGAAAGTACGGCAGACCATCCGGGACAAGGTGAGGAACGCTTCTCATGCACACCCCCCACATgtctcctcatcttcctcaaaATACATCACATACATTTACGGCATTTACTAaatgctttaatccaaagcgatttacagtaagtaaatttgtcataagaaagtgcagagcactaacaatcactaggttaacccattcccgggATACAACAAATATAGCTAGGACAAGATGATACATAACTAAGGACTATAACTCAATGTAACATACGATACGTGCGTACTTTAAGTGCGTTctctaagtgccaggacatacaacatagtCCTATCTAATGTTATCGACAGATATTCTGTGTACATTATTGACTTCAAGATTTCTAACTACTAGCCAAATAAGATTTCCAAAAGAAGGAGTGCAGGTTTTTGGCAAACCCTTTTGTGTCTAGCACATGTTCAAGCTGAGAGAGGGGAAGTCATTAGCGTTTGGCGGGGAAGGATTCTGTCGGAGCCGAAGTCCGGACTTCCTGTGGTCAGACTGATGTCACATGGTTACCGACATCAGCAGGGATTCACTGCACAACCTGTAGCCACCAACGGATCACCCTCCCCTATCTTGTACTCCTCATCCCTCCTTTCCTCAccacctcaacccccccccggcCCAATCCTGACTGCTCATCTAtccctcccctcatctcccctccttgaatgctctccccccctctcccacccactctcctcacccctctctctgactcctctACTCGCCCCCGGACTCACCTCTCACATCCCCTTCCGCTGCAGTACGGcttgaagaagaaggaggagaaggaggcggaggagaaggcGGCTATGGAGCAGGCGTGCGAGGGCTCTCTGACGCGCCCCAAGAAGGCCATCCCGGCCGGGTGTGGAGACGAAGACGACGAAGACGAGGAGAGCATTCTGGACACCGTGCTCAAGTTTCTGCCCGGGCCGCTGCAGGACATGTTCAAGAAGTAGAAGCACTCTGTATGTACGCCCAAACAAACGGCCCGACGCCCAGGGGAGCCGCTCTGGTCAAGCctgggctgggtggaggggaaagagggggatttgaaatatatacatacaaaggggggggatggtgagagagagcttGGGGTTGGTCGGTGCATggggggagatgtgtgtgtgtttggttattACAGGGGGAGGATGGAAGATGAACAGGGTTCTGCTGACGTTGGACATTTGGGAGACAGCGCTAAAGGTTTCTGGGAACATAATTATGAAATCTTTACTATAGAGATAGAGGCTACACACACTGCCTTCCTAGAAAATTTGTATTCGTCCTTTTTTTCTTGCTTTTTtcggttttgttgttttttttacttccatTTTGTACAGAAAGAAAATGTGTTGTCGCGACGATGACGACGCTAGCCGACTCTTTCAGGGCACCGGCGACGGCGCTCGGGTGACTCTGGTGTTTCACACTTCAACATTCCTAAAACAAATGACACCACACATCGGTCAGGTCAGGTGTTAAGACTGTTGAGGTCATCTCCCATATGTAAGGGATTGGCGGGGAACGGCATGCTGGGAAAATAATGTTAGTCCTCTCACTtatggtgtgttttttttagtagagaaagaaaagaaagatcgATGGGACATTTTGATTTTTACTTTACTGccaattttctatttttatagTAATCCCTGGTGGTTGATCCCTGTCTTGGATGATCGTACAATCCACGTGCCTTCATATCTTCATCTTTAGTTGAGGATTGCCGCTGAGGCTGATACCAAGGGTGCATGCACTTGTCACATCACAGCTTGAGTCAGGTCTATGGTTGTCACGCAACATGATGTGATTAATGTCTTGTTGACAGAGCAGATTGCATCAGCGTAGATTTGAAAGAACACCATCGTAGTGAATGCTATGTTTAGGTTCTCCTCAAAGACTTAAGAAATGGCGTGCAGAAGCGGAAGAATCCTTTCGATAACCTGCTATCTAATAGAACTCAGACATGGATGGTCCATTGTTATTTTCATCAATATATGAATACCTAGGCCTTCGTGTGTGCCCCTACAGGGGGGACTTCAACAAATATTCTGCTCTAACCCTTTAGGAAAATGTTCGATCCAGTTTAGCTGTTTACACTGCCATATTGCCAGACTTCTAAAGCTGTTTCCCAAGATGTTTCACCCGTTTATGGACCAATTTCTATAATCAACCACCAGGAAGGTTAGCTCAGATTGTTGAAGAGCTTTCCAACCTTCTTATCCCGGCAAGGGAAGTTTACGATCACAAATCTTCTTTCCTACCTTCTTTCCTTCCTACATTCCTTCCTATCTTCTTACTTAACGTCAGACATATTTACCGTTGCATGCGTTAGTGCTGTCCCATGGACAATCAAAACACAGGATGAGGTGGCTGTAGCCAGTACTTTACATGATGTCATTTCCTGTCACATATTAAGTACAATGAAAATGGTACATTAAGCACTTGACTAACTGATTCCTTATAAATTATTTTCTTgaagtatattatatatatatatatatatatgtttacacCTTACTTTCAACGCAAAACATTATTTTCAGTTTTCCGTTGGCTTAAAGCACTGCTACAACCTTTCTTCCCCGATCAATGGTTCCCCCGCTCTGATGTAAAATCAGAATGCTAAAACAACAGACATCCAGACCAAAGAAATATTAGAGATACTGACTTATTTCTTTAGTGATCAGCGCCACCTAGTGTTTAGACAGAACACTGACCTCTGAACTGTGAGGTCTATGCATTCAAACATGCAGTGGACTACAAAGCAGAATATAGGGCCAACCTATCCAAATACACTAAATTGCACTCGGTACATAAATAAGTATAAACAAATACACCTTCATAAGTTAATTCAGCATTAAGCCTCAAACAAGTATATTGTATCGAAGTAAGTGGAACGcctacatttgtttttttaaagaggAAAGTAAGAGTACTTCCACGTCATTCAAACCATTAAGTAACGTGTTTGGTCACATGCAAACGCTACAGAATGATGCACATTTCTATCTAGTAAACTACTTTCTATACATAGGATAATGATCCAGTGTATAGAGAAAGCATGATGCTACACCAAGTACACGGAAAGAGGTAATGATTCTGTAATTATCTGCTAACTATCTTTAGGTGCTTAGTTGTTGGATAATAAATTACCAATGCATTAGATTGTGAAATAGAATTACCTAAATGATGAATAATatcaaaaaacaacataattatAAGCATTactgtttttcttctttttttttggtttggttttctaACTCAGATAGGATCTTCTCACTAGACAAAGCCATAATGTTTTAATTGCAATAATTATGTTAATTGTTTAAAATAGTCCCTCATTGGAGTTAAATctcatgtttgtttgtatgaatATTATTTATTGCATATCTTTTTGTGAACCCTCACTTTGGTTATTTATCCAACAATATACGCAAAGATGAAAAGTGTCTACATGTACTTGTATTTCTATATCTCTATGTATGTACTCTACATGtctatgtttatatgtgtgtctctttcCTACGTTCTCGTGTTGTGAGTGCATTGGGGCTGCCCCAGTCTACGTTCCATTGTCTTCAGAAATGATTCAGTGCACAGGCGGTCTGCTGTGGGGTGCCATGTCAAAACATGTTGAATACATGTGGAATAATTCATCCTTCTCATTGTACGCATGCTAACCAAATGCCAAAagattacaaaaataaaactatAATATTATAGTATAAGTAACTTTCATTCTAACAATGATAATTTGTAagtatgataataatataataaatactgtgTTAGAATCTCTGTATCTCTGATTGTCTGCTTGCAACAGAATCTATGTTTTTTTGATCCAGAAGATTATaggcggtggaggggggggggggggggaggtgggggtctcATCTGGTCTAGTTTAGTTTAGTGTGGTCTGGTCTGGGCAGGTCGTTGTCTGGTTTGGGCAGGTCGGGTCTGGTCTTGTTTAGTCTAGACTGGcctagtctggtctggtctgagcTGGTCTGGTCTTGTTTAGTCTAGTCTGGcctagtctggtctggtctggtctgagcAGGTCTGTTCTGGTCTGGTCTTGTTTAGTCTAGTTTCGTTTAAAGGTTGTTCTGGTTTAGTCTGGTCgagtctagtctagtctggaATGGCCTCAGCTTGATCCGGTCTGGTTACgtctggtctagtctagtctgcAGGGCTAGTGGTTGTTTTATTGTTCTGCTTGCAATCTTGTGCattttatatttaataaattaaaataaacatttagaTAAGATGGTGATTTAGTTTGGACAGGAATGGCTACTCTTAAAATATTTTTCAATTATACAAGGGGATGCGCAATTACGCAAAACACAGTATTTACAATATTAGCGTTTATGATATTAACCAAAATGTGTTTTTAGTAAAATTTTG
The window above is part of the Gadus macrocephalus chromosome 10, ASM3116895v1 genome. Proteins encoded here:
- the cplx2b gene encoding complexin-2: MDFVMKQALGGATKDMGKMLGGEEEKDPDAAKKEEERQEALRQQEDERKAKHARMESDREKVRQTIRDKYGLKKKEEKEAEEKAAMEQACEGSLTRPKKAIPAGCGDEDDEDEESILDTVLKFLPGPLQDMFKK